The DNA window CATATTTCTTCAGTGTTCAATATTGTACCAACATGCCATGTTTTTACAACATGGAATGCATAAGCATGGCATAAAACACGAAAAATAAATGTTACAAAATCACcgtaagataaaaaaaaaatagacatttgatattcgtccacgtcatctcgaataaaatttttaatccATGGTTAAAtctgagagttattcatgaaattttttttactgcCACTCTAGGTGACATGGAAAAATCTCATACATTCATTTTATATGCTAATATTAGTTTCTAAGTTGTCACTgtatatgtggtttgcactttATATTTTTCCCCATCTAACAAGTCCCGTAAAACCAAATTCAGCAGAGGTCGTTAAGCGTGATGACCACCGAGCAGTGACACTTGCGCTATGCTGTTGGTCTTGCCTTTCCCCTTGATACCTAGTACCACTTGCTTAAGACCATTCCCACCTACATAAAAGATTAGAAACTGTTCAGCTCTGAATGATTGAATGAAGTTAAAAGCAGCACTATTCTCGTCCTACGATAACAAAAGAAACAGAGAGGAAAACACATCTAGATGAAGGGTTAATGTCGGGCAAAGTCTGTACCTTGAGTTTAAACGATTTCTAGTCGCTGGATGGAGCGAATCCTTTCCCAGGCAGCGCCAGTCCTGCCTTGTAGCTTCTTCATAAGAAGAGGATGGCATCCGTTAAACTCGAGGGATTTCAAGGATGCCATCATAGGCATGGCATCATCGGGGAAGTCATGAAGTTCAGGGCAATCAGATATCTCTAGTCTCTCGAGGGACTGCAGTTTATGCAGGCACATGCTCAAACTCCTGTCTGTCACCGGACATCGGGTTAACGACAGGCTCCTAACAGAAGCAAGGAGGTTGAGGTTTGGCTCAGTCGACCATGTGTAGTGCTCGATTCTGATTGAACCGATTGCCTTTATGTGATCCGGATGCAGGAAATCTTCATGCAGCAGATGGACAGCATCCGCACGGATATCCAAGGTAAAAGAAatcgatgacgatgacgatgatgaagGTGAAAGATGGAGGTAACAAGAAGGGTGTTTTTGTATCTCCATGTTCCTGACGGTGCGTGGCACCCGGGGTAGCTTCTCCAGTTTGGGGCAGTTCAACATGGATATCTTCTGAAGATGAGGGAATTTTTCGTCAGTTGCTTCAGCCGCCCACTCGACCAAATTTGGCATATCATCCAGGATAAGTGTCTCCAGTGACTTGAaaacgccgtcgccgccgtaaAGCCTATGGTCAATCCGCTGGACAGAGCACATCTCTTTGATACAGATAACCTTGAGATGAGGTAGCTGGCTCAGGGTCGGCAGGACCTGCCAATTCCTGCAGTTTCTGAGATACAGGTATCTCAAACCTGACAGCAGATTGCTCTCCAACCAACTAGGCGATGTTCTGCCCAGGTACTGTCTGATGTGCAACTCTTCGATCTTGCAGGGTGGCTTGAGTCCCTCGAGAACTTGCTCATGTGACGATTCTGAGGGTTCTTGTAGTTGTAATGAAGGCTCCCACTCCAACTTGAGGACCTTGAGAAACTCTTTCCTCTCAAGGTGAGCCCTGTGTGCTTCCTCTCTGTTGGAGACAGCTTGGAGCCCCTTTATGCTCAGTTCACCGCAGAGAGAGTTCATGTGTGCGAGCGCTTCCAGGCCATGCCCCGGCTTCCTGCAGCCACTGTCAGCGCAGAGCTCAACTGATCCCTGTAGTTTGTCCTCGGCTGAAACCAGTGCTTGGAGATGCAGTAGCTTGTTGACTCCTTCAGGAAGTTTCTTGAGCGATTTGGGAAGGCCTAGGTACCTCAGATGCTTCAGCTTACCGATGCCTTTGGGGAAATCTGCGGTGATGTTTGTGGAGGTGAGGTCCAGCACCCTGACGGCCTCCAGCTGTCTGAGTATGTCGCCGTCCATGGCGCTCATTCGTCCATCGAAAACCAACAATGTCCGCAACTTGTTCAGCACGGGGTGTTTCTTGAGCCAGTCCAGGTCAAGGCAACCACCTTGTCCCTGATCCTGATCTGTCACTGTCACAGGAGCTACAGACAGGTGGCGAACGGTAGGAGGGATTCTTCTTCCCAAGCTACTGCTAGTAACCCTGAAGAAATAGCTAGCGGAGACGGAGAGCAGCATCGAATGGACGTGCTCACGAATGGCGAGATACATGGTTCTGCTGCCATTCTTTGCAGGTTGGAGATGGAAGAAGGATCTTGACACCAGGTCCCTGATATAGCGTCTTCCcacttgttcttcttcctccatgcTTCTCCCATCAATCGGCGCATGCGCATGCGCAtcgccgacgacgatgatgcCATGTGCTATCCACATTCTGACCAACTTGTCAGGATGAAACATCCAGTTGTTGGGGAACAAGCTGCAGAAGTGCAAGCAGCTCTGGAGGTGGTGCGGCAGATCGCGGAATTCGCGGTATCTGGATTCATGGCGACGCGGTGAGAGAACGCGGCCTGCATCCAGGAGGGCCAAGGCTTCCTCCCAGTCTTTCCTTCTGGCCTTGTTCCTCACCCTGGCAGCaacggcggctgctgctgatgGGCAGTCCTTGAGCTTCTCCGCGAGGCTCGTCAAAACCTCGTCCAGGTGTGGGGCATGCTTCTTGTCGTGGTCGCCGAACGCGCTCTTCTTGAGCAGAAGcaagagctcgtcggcggcgatccCGTTTAGCTGGATCCTGGTGCCTGCGTTGAGCGTGGCGCAACAGATGCTTGCACGGGTTGTCACCAGGATCCTGTTCCCTCGTTCCCCTTGTTTGAAGGGGGCAAGGACATCCTCCCATTCCTTCCTACTCCGCTGATGATCGTCGCCGTCCGACTCATCGTTGCAGACATCGTCGAGGACGAGCAGGTACCTCTGGGATGACAGTGACACCAGCCTGACGAACTCCGCCTGAAGGGCACCAAAGCTCATCTGGTCGGCGCACCTGTGTGTAGCCGCAGTAGCAGTAGCACCCGGTCCGGACATCCAGATCTCAGCCAAGAGGTCCTTGTTCCTGTACTTGTGTGGGACGCTCGCCCAGATCACATGATCAAACCTTGCTTGAACGTCCACGTGCCTCAGCGCGTGCTGAGCAAGCGCAGTCTTgccaacgccgccgtcgccgacgaccgccACGACTTGAccgccgccattgccattgccaccAGGCCGCCGGGGAGGATCGTACAGCAAGGCCGACACCAGCCGATCGTACTCCTCCTTGTAACCGTAGAGTTTGCCGTCCGGCAATAGGCCCGTCGCCGATCTTGGCCTCGACGCGGACGcacccccatctcctcctccttgtgaTGACCGGAAATTCGACAGCTGGACAAGATCCCGTTGGCTCTGCTGGATCCGTGACAGGTCATTCATCGACTTGTCCAGCCGGTTCAACGCGCCGTCTATTCCGACTATCCGCTTAGCTTGTTCAATTATAGAATGGATAACCTGCCTGACCTTGTGCTTCCTCGCCCAGATACTGTCTCTGTAGTCGACGGCGTCCAAGATGTCCTCAGCCTCGTGGATGGCGTCCATCAGCTCACTCAATTGCCCCACGATCCGATGGTCGCTCATGCACGGTTCCTGTTGCTCCACCGTGTCCACGGCCACTGCGATCTTCCCCACTTCAGCCACCAGCTGTGCAACGTCCTTTCTGTAATCTCTCAAGCGTCTGTACTTCCTCGCCACAAAGGATTCCGCGATTTCGGCGATCTTGATGCCCGGCGAAATCGCCGGCCCAACCGTCGAAATTGCTCCAATCGGCATGCctagccgccgcctctctccctctctgtgtACAAAGAAAACAACAGCTAGCAGAGATAATTAAGAATGATGAACTACGAACTACAAAGTGATATGTTTAATTAGTTGTACAAGATGATCCGACCGATTGATCTACCTGTCGACACACAAGGCCAATCTGCAATCAGCGATCGATATATGATTGAAGCAGTACAGCCTGGCTGGTGATGCTCGTGCAAGATCAATCACACGACACGACCACTACTACTGTGGGAGATCTAGCTGCAGCCTGCTATGGCATATGATCGATCCAGCTTCCAATGGCACCAGCATCGCCGACGAGATCAAAGGCGACAAAATTAAAGAAGAGTCCTTAATTAGCAAATGAACAAGTAAATAAATGGTGGAGGAGCAAAGTGAAGGGGATGAGCGCCTACCGTCCAAAGTGTGCAGGTCGGCCCCGTGGGGTcgtcaaaactcaaaacaagTCAAAAAGATAGGAGCCGCGGGCGGAAAACGATAGAGACGCTGTATATAAAAGAgtcaaaattttgaacaaatattttAGCAGTGGCAGTTCCTATCTTACCCGGTGCACCGGGCAGCATGTGTATTTCTAGTTGTTTAATTCTGGGAACCTTTCTCACTTCAGCCATGTTCGATTTTGGAGgaggattaaaaaaatatgggaggagattgagggggaataattccacaccacaataggtgtggaataaaatCCGCTCATTTGGCGGGAAAGAAACATAAGAATTTTCCAATACACAAACAGCGACGAATTGACGACTGTGGGTCTCATCTTAGAGGACCTAGACTAACGTGCATTAGCTTTGAACCTTGTATTAGCCTTATCTGTCTTTTGAAGTTGTAACCTCCCCTGTTCCTTAACTCTCTGAACCTTATTTGTGTTTTCTGCTTTTATTTCTTCTCAATATATTCGGACGAGATTCTGTCAACGTCAGGTTCAAATAAGAAAAAGGCTATATTAGATACAAAATTACAATTTATGAATtcataattttataattgtatattttttagaaattcataattattaaatttaaaaatagaaaaattcgACTCAACTCAGGCTATGTTAGTTTGATGGAGTTAGGAACCTTTATCTTCATCATGGGAAATTGAGCGAtttattagcgcatgattaattaagcattagctaatataaacttaaaaatagattaatataattttctaaagcaacttttggatataaattttttttccaaaaaaggtAACATTTAGCAGTTTGTAAAGTGTGCCTATAGAAAATGAGAGAGTAGAAGTTGGAAAACTACACATCCAAACACAGCATCAGTGCTTATTAATTATAATTCTGACGAATGTCATGATTCTTAAATTGAGaactacaaattttacaattaCTAATTTTGAATTTAGAGGTATTAATCTAGCCAACTGTTTAGTCCTTATATACTTACAAAGTAGTACCATACACTTACCACGGACTTTCCTATCATTGTTAAcgatcaaatttggtaaatcataTGAACCAGATTCGACATAGGAATCAAAGTGGATTCGGCGAAGGATTGTACTCAAAGAACAGAGTGCGCATCGGCTGCGAGGGTATCGGCTGAGGATCGCATCGGCTAagatggatcggacagaagatagccgatatagccgatgtagccgatttcGTTGAGAGGTTATGAAACTGTTTCCGGGATCGATCAACGTGCTAcatgaggattgccacgatggagatgagctctgtagcgcccgttccgtcgtggcgcctagcgggaaaactagctcttaaaaatcctaatttcaaaatccgtttctttgcttgttgtctagtgtccgtgccatctcagatcttaaatccctccgcaaaagtctaattctcctccctagggttcgatgggccgaatccctctcggcccatctccccctccctccccatctctctctctctctccctctcccccgctctgcccgagtgCTGCaggcgcgtgcgcgcgagccgcaccgagccgagcgccccgccctcgctgccgcctcccgccgacgccgcccaaatcgccgcgccacCCGTTGCTTCCCTCGCGCgtgcgccgtggtggccgaccgcctggtcgccgccgctgtcagcctctgccgcgcctgcccgcgcctacCGCCCGTGTCACCGCTTcgctccaagccggtccgccgtcatcgccgtcgtcacaacccggccccgccactccgcgcgctagcttccaagggacggaggcagagccctccgccctctctgccacgtcgccctctctccctcctccttttcccgaaatggcaaggaggcaagccccctttccctcttcctttcttctttttcctcccatcgccggcgtcatcctcccccctctgtcgccgttttggccgcgagcgccgagcgccagcacGCGCTTTGACCGCCCAaagtcggtttccaaaccgacattccctttaaagcccaggtgccctctctcccttctcctctcgttttgtcccatcgtctccaccccattgtcgccgcctcccgtgctctgttcgtcgtcgccgttcgccatcacgcgtgtcggaggagccggcacgagcgaggacacggaaggggactccgggcgcaccctctccttcctcttccccggcccgaggccggagagatcactcccgtgccgtcggcccatcgtcactgcgcccttccccgcacggtagtgcctccctccgttctccctcctcgtaccatctcctccccttagactcgggtagtagcacgagtagcctccccgtagctagctggcgccgccccgaccgttgccaccgcccgctgtgtgctcgtcgccgtcgccgcccgtgctccgtagcacccgctcgtcgccggcctcgctcggcgtagctccgcccaatccgacgctagcaacggattcccgtagccgcgtagatgctctcaccgccgggaatcgacccctcgtgacctcgttgccgtttcccccttccctcgccgccggttgccgccgccgcaatccgccgccatcgagcatcccccggcgaatccgagccgttggctcatctcccctcgtcccgtgtAACCTCCCtgtgtgctcgctttcacctgtatcgccgtggttcgctccgccgatcgccaccgccgtccgccgtccattccggccaccatcgtcgtctacctctcgccggtccgcgtggcagccatgtaggcgccacgtcggcgccacctcggccgcgaccggaccgaccgacccggccagccgccccctccctttccctccccgtgcgcgcggtccaccgcgagccgtgaggctgtgcgtgggcccgccgcactgcgccctccgcgaaccgcgcgcatgcgccgcgcctccctcccaaaaccctagcacgccccgcgtgcacctcgctcacggtgagccgagtcgctgacaagcgggtcccacccgggaccacgcgggatggacccggcccaccggctctctctctcctccccgcccgcgcgcgcgccttgggccgccctcttgggctggccggcccattaagctcggccgagccgcccctttctctcgggccgcgccctagccgcccgagggaagtctaatttccctccctctttcttttcttttcttttctttttcaaaaagggtttaaataaatccttcccctttagaccaaaaatccaataatcttagaaattcaattatcttcccaaccgtaagtccgtttgactccgttcaacttccaaaattcctcaaatctcgagatctatctaatggcacgcttggaggtcaataatagggctttatttttgccgtttgttgagttgtcccgtttcgcgtgtagtttcggaggccgaagatccgcagtgcgaggatttcgaggatcaagctcaagatctcgagcaaggcaagccacccttgaacatcttgagcctatatttgaacttaattatgttgcttgaaaaatattatgcataggtaggattgcacttaatctgtttacaccgtctgcaaggcagaccggagtgcctacctaacttgttgcatctgatccttccattgtaattgttataccatgttcccttgtaaccacctagttgcggctcggtaatcgtgcactctgcacaggtatcgacggtcgccttcaaacttaaaatctgagaaacatcttgggtaaaacttgggttttacaaaagacttggaaaacccgacacctgggtcggtgcttgcgaactaaatgaatttccgaaatcgcggaccggggaacgtaccgggagtacggtttcccgctcttgcacttaaggaccgtttccttggaatttcatccgaacataagacaagtacgaccacatgggtggaatgggacacccctggctgagtaattagctaatcgggggagtcttgatgccaagagacatgtggattcgccgaggtggtgtcggggaggacccctgggcttcctggcacagtatggtctgggacctaatctggtgttggtctgggacccctctcgttggcatatggtgaacctgtgtcggctttcgaaatgccttgtcatgaaagccttaaggtctctagtcctggccgttctgcacgagctggatgatccgggttagtaatgtcgtgtgggtaaagtgtaccccctctgcagaggttattaaactgttcgaacagccgtgcccacgatcatgggcggatgtgaggtgattcctagcgtagttttgtttaactactgccttgtgaaatttgctgttgtggaatgggtttgatgtttggaaaatctgcggctgatgggatcagccaggcccgggtggccgtttgaaagctgttggccgggtgccaatcttgatcaattcaaaagactgatacattgcacatactccgaccagacgagacgcactgtctcatccgtgtcgtttgagaagcactcacttagttgtttcaggaaagagttcaaataaaatgaattgcaaaaacaacagcctttcctgaagcctgcattaaacacttatttcccatggcttgctgagtactcccgtactcacccttgctctatataaataatccccccagttgctgaagaagatgaagcggatcccgctgacgaggagttcttccaggagcaagccgtctacaatgagttttagggtttcggcctagttcccaagtcgcacctgtgatgtttggtccaagtcttggcttccgcttcccttttgtaatgcagttgtgagctcgggatctgtccgcagcccatcatgactgtactcctactctataataaagagacctctattgctgtgatattctgtcttcctgtgataccagcactgtttcctgggactggtatcgattaacaggttaatttggagcgtcacgggctagttccgctcgggactagttcggggcgtgacaagctcttagataggcaattgtatctattaattaggatattttaaatagtttctttagagatatgtttcGGCAAGAGTTTGCTGCTAAAACTCTTTCGTATCTTAGAAGTCtattagagataagagtcgtgtccagcaAGGACCAATCATGTATCtcaggtataaatatgacccaaCCCTATGTAATTTACAACGatagttcaataacactttcggcgcatcgccaccctttttctactttcattgtttcgacgagttcttgctttcgggttgagctgcatcgatttcgatcttcaacaagaggtaaacttgtcatggcggcttgcgttctcgggattagtgcttccatcatcatgatactctaatcttgtttacgtaaattgtcgagttatcatatatgcttcaTAATCTTCATCGGATTCATAATCTAACCCGTGATCGGCTGGTATCTATCACTAGAAAGTAGCCAATAGAGTTAGATCTTGTTGTTAATTTAGATTATACAGCATATCTACCATCTTTTAGAGattttcatcatcttgcctagatcttgtgtttatttttatgcttaatgctgcatcggttgagttcgatctattaagtaatattcaTAACTGCAATATCTAGCCTGTTTTATGATCATCAATAGAGATAgtgtcggagtttcagccgatcttacctgatttagctattttAATCCTTATATGCTTgcttgatatgctaaatctgccctttgtattaagatcttattgcattaacGTATAATAAgctttctgtttgatatattttgtttgttgtgatatcttaatatagagtggtatcagagtattagctgatacatctagatctatttgatcggctatgctataaacgtaTATATAATCATTATCTTAATGTATCTTTagacttaagtgatttatactgtctcgactTGTTgttcgatctatcccaatcacttagtttaaatatacTTTGAGAaaaggattatatatcgttaataacTACagtcgatcgagtagatttagtgtTACATTGCTTTATTCTACATTGCCGATCTAGTGCCAATAACATCGGCTTAATGATtgacgatatgtcatcggctcctagccgatcggctatcgtttatgaaTTTAACCTCGGTTTTCTTGTCTTttcttcttgttgattgcaggatcaaatcaactggcacggcTTCGAACCTAAGAGCaagatttaggacctgcactggagttaagcagatctcccaggcctgtatgtgtttttcgcatcaacacataTACTCGCCCATTTTTTGTATCTCAATTAAATACTTTTGTTAGGAACTAGGAAGGTAACCCGCGCATATACACGAGCATCTTATTTAATGTGCGTGAAATATTATTACCAATGTTCATGTGTGggtgattttttattaaaatattcttttactgTATCAACTAAAATTGTGATTATTTAATGTGCTTTGATAACTGATTATGATTATATTCGAATTACCAgcatataaattctaaattgAATCTGTTAAGATCATTGGACAGATGTTGTGGCATATATCGACTAGTCTAAACATATATAACATattgtcgacgagtgatacccgtagaccggatatagagggtattggggtacgttggtacaaggatctacgtaatacgacatcaagcaaacataaaacgaggattatactggttcaggccccttgataggaaATAGCcttaatccagttgatgtgggattatatgatggaaaaacaTAGGTTACAAAGGGAAACGCTGGAACTTgatggatccggcgagatcgtagtcgagttggttcctgcaggctccgacttcgtaggctgtgggggttgtgttggctctgagattcgatgccttaggtcctcccagggggtcccttttatatcgcaggtcaggtggtctccaagtaggactcggagacatcggaccctacacgatacattgacgacccggtcttgtccgagtaggactctttccatctATAAACTCCGCGAAGGATTTCCTTAGTATATGCGGAGAGTGTCCGTATATGCGTAGGtatgccataccgatatgtagcgtatatcgaagggtaaagggtatacctaacccgtaaccctgacagtagcccccgacttctgcttaaatgaactcgtgtaaccatTCGCGACTTCAGGTGTCGAGGCTGTTGTCGTTCCTGGTGTAAGAACCGTAGAGACAGGACATAGTCGAGAACACCCTGTGAAGCCCAATGGTCATGAGTGAAATTAAACTGAAGTCCGAAAAACTGCCGCgtgtaacggacccagaaatttccggcggctatctctctcctttccttggaattcacACCGTTGGAAGTGCGcttatttaaaggaattttgaggatccattttgaagtccgcctgttGTGAAGAAAACCTCCAGCCTCCAAGCGTTTCTCGTCCTCTCTGCTCCCGCAAAACCCTAGCTCGTCAATTTCAGTcctctctccggcgatctccagtCGGCGATGGATCTTGGCAAATCCTCCTCCACCAACGCGTCGCTGAAAAAGCTtcaggaggatggcgcccttcccggtcgtgggaccatggagagagaagcaggTGGTTCTGAACCCCAGCCCATcctaggtcgcatggttgcgatcgaggactacattctctgtggttttctccctccgccttccgaatttcttctcttggttctgAACTTCTATGGCCTCTCTTTGCTCCATCTGAACTCCAATTCTATTGCCTTCCATAGTATTTTTttcgcatctttgtgaggcctacattagGGTAGAGCTCTTTCTTGATCTCTTTCGCTTTTACTACGAGTTGCGTTGGATGGAGTCCAACAGGGTGTCTGGATGCGTTggattccgacttcgggatagcctgaagtcgcgttatatccccttccagtgcccttccTCTCGCAGAAAATGG is part of the Oryza glaberrima chromosome 4, OglaRS2, whole genome shotgun sequence genome and encodes:
- the LOC127769701 gene encoding putative disease resistance protein RGA4 — its product is MPIGAISTVGPAISPGIKIAEIAESFVARKYRRLRDYRKDVAQLVAEVGKIAVAVDTVEQQEPCMSDHRIVGQLSELMDAIHEAEDILDAVDYRDSIWARKHKVRQVIHSIIEQAKRIVGIDGALNRLDKSMNDLSRIQQSQRDLVQLSNFRSSQGGGDGGASASRPRSATGLLPDGKLYGYKEEYDRLVSALLYDPPRRPGGNGNGGGQVVAVVGDGGVGKTALAQHALRHVDVQARFDHVIWASVPHKYRNKDLLAEIWMSGPGATATAATHRCADQMSFGALQAEFVRLVSLSSQRYLLVLDDVCNDESDGDDHQRSRKEWEDVLAPFKQGERGNRILVTTRASICCATLNAGTRIQLNGIAADELLLLLKKSAFGDHDKKHAPHLDEVLTSLAEKLKDCPSAAAAVAARVRNKARRKDWEEALALLDAGRVLSPRRHESRYREFRDLPHHLQSCLHFCSLFPNNWMFHPDKLVRMWIAHGIIVVGDAHAHAPIDGRSMEEEEQVGRRYIRDLVSRSFFHLQPAKNGSRTMYLAIREHVHSMLLSVSASYFFRVTSSSLGRRIPPTVRHLSVAPVTVTDQDQGQGGCLDLDWLKKHPVLNKLRTLLVFDGRMSAMDGDILRQLEAVRVLDLTSTNITADFPKGIGKLKHLRYLGLPKSLKKLPEGVNKLLHLQALVSAEDKLQGSVELCADSGCRKPGHGLEALAHMNSLCGELSIKGLQAVSNREEAHRAHLERKEFLKVLKLEWEPSLQLQEPSESSHEQVLEGLKPPCKIEELHIRQYLGRTSPSWLESNLLSGLRYLYLRNCRNWQVLPTLSQLPHLKVICIKEMCSVQRIDHRLYGGDGVFKSLETLILDDMPNLVEWAAEATDEKFPHLQKISMLNCPKLEKLPRVPRTVRNMEIQKHPSCYLHLSPSSSSSSSISFTLDIRADAVHLLHEDFLHPDHIKAIGSIRIEHYTWSTEPNLNLLASVRSLSLTRCPVTDRSLSMCLHKLQSLERLEISDCPELHDFPDDAMPMMASLKSLEFNGCHPLLMKKLQGRTGAAWERIRSIQRLEIV